The nucleotide sequence ACAACAGCCAAGCGAAAGATTTTTAGCGTACCGAATTTATCTGCCAACCAGCCACTTAATGGAATCAGGGCGGCAACGGTTAAGGCATAACTAATTACCGCCATTTGCATTTCAAGTGGCGATTCGTGCATATCCGCAGAAATAGCAGGCAGAGCAGTGTTTAAAATTGTGCTGTCTAAGGTTTGCATAAACAAGGCAGAAGCGGCAATCCACGCTAAGCCTTTATAGGAGACATTTTCGGTTGGTATAGCCATAAGCTACCTTTTTTATGACGATTTAAAGGAACAAGCGGTCATATTTTGATGAAATTTTGCGGACAATCAAGATCTGCAAAGTGAATAAAAAATATTACCGCTTGTTATGGTTACTTACCGATACAAAACGAGCTGAAAATGTTGCCGAGCAGGTCATCTGAGGTAAATTGCCCGGTGATTTCGCTTAACGCATTTTGCACCATTCGCAACTCTTCCGCCAACAATTCGCCGGCGAAGAATTGGGTAAGCTGAATATGCCCACGTTCCAAATGATCGGCAGCGGTTTCTAACGCCTGCAAATGACGGCGGCGAGCTAAGAATCCGCCCTCGGTTGAGCTTTGATAGCCCATGGATTTTTTCAGATGTTCACGCAGTAAATCTACGCCTACTTTGGTTTGAGCAGAAAGGCGAATCATCGTGAAATCTTCCACCTGAATTAAGCCCTCTGGTTCGCCCGATAAATCCACTTTGTTGCGAATTACCGTCACCGGCATATTCGCTGGCAATTTCGCTAAGAAATCTGCCCATTCGTTACGGAACTGGTCGGCAGTTTGTTCTGTGCTGTCGATCATCAATAACACGTGGTCGGCTTGGGCAATTTCGTCCCACGCACGGGCAATCCCGATACGTTCCACCTCATCGCTTGCATCACGCAAGCCGGCGGTGTCGATAATATGCAGAGGCATTCCATCAATGTGAATGTGTTCACGTAGAACATCTCGGGTTGTACCGGCAATGTTGGTTACGATTGCTGCTTCCCGCCCGGCTAAGGCATTGAGTAGGCTTGATTTGCCTGCATTAGGGCGACCGGCAATCACCACTTTCATTCCTTCACGCAGAATTGAACCTTGTTTTGCTTCACGGCGAACGCCATCTAATTGAGCGATAATATCGTTCAATTTCGCCTCAATTTTGCCGTCTGCCAAGAAGTCGATCTCTTCATCAGGGAAGTCGATAGCCGCTTCCACATAGGTGCGTAGGTAGATAACATCATCCACCAACGCATTGATTTTATTGGAAAATTCACCCTGTAAGGATTTTAACGCCGAACGAGCGGCTTGCTCGCTGGTGGCATCAATTAAGTCAGCGATGGCTTCGGCTTGGGCTAAATCGAGTTTATCGTTTAAAAATGCCTGCTCGGAAAATTCCCCAGCTCGGGCAATTCGTACCCCTTTGACCTGCAAAATGCGTTTTAGCAATAAATCTAAAATTACCTGTCCGCCGTGGCCTTGCAATTCCAACACATCTTCGCCGGTAAAGGAGTTCGGGGCTTTGAAAAACAGGGCGATACCTTGATCTAACACCGTGCCGTCTTCATCTTTAAACGGCAAATAATTCGCTAAGCGAGGCTGTAATTTTTTCCCCACCACGGCTTCGGCAACGGTTTCCGCCAAAGGGCCGGAAACCCGCAAAATACCTACACCGCCACGTCCAATCGGGGTGGCTTGAGCCACAATCGTTTCTTTCATTCTTTATCCTCAAATTCGGTTGCAAGCGGTTGGATTTTTGCAAATTTTTACCTAAAACAGCCCGCTTGTAGTGGCTGCTATGATACCGAAACCAACCGAAAAGGTAAAATAAAAGCCGATTGCTCGTATTCCGCCGAAAGAGTAGAATATCGCTCTTTATTTAAACAATTTCATACCATTAATGTCTTTAGAAAAACTGCTACTCGTTCGCCGATTTATCTCCACCACCGCCTTTTTCTCAATGCAAAGCGTGTTCTTCTTTTATCTCAAAGATAAAGGGCTAGACAACGCACAAATCGCCTTTTCGCTCTCCTTATTGCTGTTTTGCAACCAAGCGTTGGCGATTTTTGCCGGCATTTGGGGCGATCGTTATGGCTTGGCGAAAATGATGCTGTTGGGCTGTTTGTTGGATGTGCTTGCCTATATGCTGTTTCTTGCAGCGGATAACTATGT is from Mannheimia varigena and encodes:
- the mnmE gene encoding tRNA uridine-5-carboxymethylaminomethyl(34) synthesis GTPase MnmE; amino-acid sequence: MKETIVAQATPIGRGGVGILRVSGPLAETVAEAVVGKKLQPRLANYLPFKDEDGTVLDQGIALFFKAPNSFTGEDVLELQGHGGQVILDLLLKRILQVKGVRIARAGEFSEQAFLNDKLDLAQAEAIADLIDATSEQAARSALKSLQGEFSNKINALVDDVIYLRTYVEAAIDFPDEEIDFLADGKIEAKLNDIIAQLDGVRREAKQGSILREGMKVVIAGRPNAGKSSLLNALAGREAAIVTNIAGTTRDVLREHIHIDGMPLHIIDTAGLRDASDEVERIGIARAWDEIAQADHVLLMIDSTEQTADQFRNEWADFLAKLPANMPVTVIRNKVDLSGEPEGLIQVEDFTMIRLSAQTKVGVDLLREHLKKSMGYQSSTEGGFLARRRHLQALETAADHLERGHIQLTQFFAGELLAEELRMVQNALSEITGQFTSDDLLGNIFSSFCIGK